The Acidobacteriota bacterium genome has a segment encoding these proteins:
- a CDS encoding C4-dicarboxylate ABC transporter, with protein MSATTSAALILAVMVAAFVAAKLFKVSTELALFAAALAGALAGGNGVPARALVEGAFTYFDIVLIFVTATLFMNLLKDSGAAVFVVRAILRRFHRHKAMLFVLLALLLLVPGALTGAGSVTVLIMGGMAATVLGTMDIPRPKVAAIIFIIAGLSAAAPPVNLWAMLAAAGVNMPYVGFFLPLLVPCVLLALLTIFILGAKSKPVDLAKALAELPEAPPRMNWVRVGTPFLVFFALVLAGRVFPFSLPVLGLPLMFAAAALAALLLSPVRIDVLRTSRETVHQLLPLIGTLTCAGILVEIMALTGVRGLIAITAVTLPVAVVIGTLALTLPVSEAVLMWGAAPVLGVPLVLLFNTIGLNPVVALAGMTVIWPLGDAIPPTAIIGRLTTTTVGMKEPYGRFLRYCIVPGILIAVVGTLMVVFSKKLAFLTVF; from the coding sequence ATGAGCGCCACGACATCCGCGGCCCTGATCCTGGCCGTCATGGTCGCGGCCTTTGTCGCCGCCAAGCTGTTCAAGGTCTCGACCGAGCTGGCCCTTTTCGCCGCCGCCCTGGCCGGGGCGCTGGCCGGGGGCAACGGCGTGCCGGCCCGGGCCCTGGTGGAGGGGGCCTTCACCTACTTCGACATCGTCCTCATCTTCGTCACGGCCACGCTGTTCATGAACCTGCTCAAGGACTCGGGCGCGGCCGTGTTCGTCGTCCGGGCCATCCTGCGGCGCTTCCACCGGCACAAGGCCATGCTCTTCGTCCTGCTGGCCTTGCTCCTGCTCGTGCCCGGGGCCCTGACCGGGGCGGGCAGCGTCACCGTCCTGATCATGGGCGGCATGGCGGCCACCGTCCTCGGCACCATGGACATCCCCAGGCCCAAGGTGGCGGCCATCATCTTCATCATCGCCGGGCTGAGCGCGGCCGCGCCGCCGGTCAACCTCTGGGCCATGCTGGCGGCGGCCGGGGTCAACATGCCCTACGTCGGCTTCTTCCTGCCGCTGCTCGTGCCCTGCGTCCTGCTGGCCCTGCTGACCATCTTCATCCTCGGGGCCAAGTCCAAGCCCGTCGACCTGGCCAAGGCGCTGGCCGAGCTGCCCGAGGCCCCGCCCCGCATGAACTGGGTCCGGGTCGGGACGCCGTTCCTGGTCTTCTTCGCCCTCGTCCTCGCCGGCCGCGTCTTCCCCTTCAGCCTGCCCGTCCTCGGCCTGCCGCTGATGTTCGCGGCGGCGGCCCTGGCGGCGCTCCTGCTCTCCCCGGTCCGGATCGACGTCCTCAGGACCTCGCGGGAGACCGTTCACCAACTCCTGCCGCTCATCGGGACGCTGACCTGCGCCGGGATCCTGGTCGAGATCATGGCCCTGACCGGGGTCCGCGGCCTCATCGCCATCACCGCGGTCACGCTGCCGGTGGCCGTGGTCATCGGCACGCTGGCCCTGACGCTGCCGGTCTCCGAGGCCGTGCTGATGTGGGGGGCGGCCCCCGTTCTCGGCGTGCCGCTGGTCCTGCTCTTCAACACCATCGGCCTCAACCCGGTCGTCGCCCTGGCCGGGATGACCGTCATCTGGCCGCTCGGCGACGCCATCCCCCCGACGGCCATCATCGGCCGGCTGACGACTACGACCGTCGGCATGAAGGAGCCCTATGGCCGGTTCCTGAGATACTGCATCGTGCCGGGGATCCTCATCGCCGTCGTCGGGACGCTCATGGTGGTCTTCAGCAAGAAATTGGCCTTCCTGACGGTGTTCTGA
- a CDS encoding succinylglutamate desuccinylase: protein MIRKLVSVAVGTALAFFAGLSFYRSRHLREPVVPGPALARVARLGDYFPPIKGTVNDANVYVLEGKEPGGTVLLLGGTHPEEPAGRLAAWIFTENAALERGRLLVILSANRSATTGTRVGGAYPPDFTIPTAWGGQKFRMGDRWSNPLDQWPDPEVYLHYPSRQQLAYVDIRNLNRSFPGRPNGTLTEQTCYAICELIRREKVDIEIDFHEAELQYPVISTIVAHEKGAELAAAAAMFISSLEGFAIGVENSPKALRGLSHREIGDATGAISLLLEAPEPFLDATRGRTDRRLLLTGQDQFVVRAGRRGLLFEKIDEKGWPIDVRVGRHTSTVLQLLEIWSGDHPDRAVALTGVPRYGEVIEKGTGVFLKDPRPVDPSRLFYE from the coding sequence ATGATCCGCAAGCTCGTATCCGTCGCCGTCGGGACAGCCCTGGCGTTCTTCGCCGGGCTGAGCTTCTACCGGAGCCGGCACCTGCGCGAGCCTGTCGTGCCCGGCCCGGCCCTGGCCCGGGTGGCCAGGCTGGGGGACTATTTCCCGCCGATCAAGGGCACGGTCAACGACGCCAACGTTTACGTCCTCGAGGGGAAGGAGCCCGGCGGCACGGTCCTGCTCCTCGGCGGCACCCACCCGGAGGAGCCGGCCGGGCGCCTGGCCGCCTGGATCTTCACGGAGAACGCCGCCCTCGAGCGCGGGCGGCTCCTGGTCATCCTGTCGGCCAACCGGAGCGCCACGACGGGGACCCGCGTCGGCGGCGCCTACCCGCCCGACTTCACCATCCCGACCGCGTGGGGCGGCCAGAAGTTCCGCATGGGCGACCGCTGGTCGAACCCGCTCGACCAGTGGCCCGACCCGGAAGTCTACCTGCACTACCCGTCTCGCCAGCAGCTGGCCTACGTCGACATCCGCAACCTCAACCGGAGCTTCCCCGGCCGGCCGAACGGCACCCTGACCGAGCAAACCTGCTACGCCATCTGCGAGCTCATCCGGCGGGAGAAGGTCGACATCGAGATCGACTTCCACGAGGCCGAGCTCCAGTATCCCGTCATCAGCACGATCGTGGCCCACGAGAAGGGGGCGGAGCTGGCCGCCGCCGCGGCGATGTTCATCAGCAGCCTGGAGGGATTCGCCATCGGTGTCGAGAACTCGCCCAAGGCCCTGCGGGGCCTCTCGCACCGCGAGATCGGCGACGCGACCGGCGCCATCTCGCTCCTGCTCGAGGCGCCGGAGCCGTTCCTCGACGCGACGCGGGGCCGGACGGACCGCCGGCTCCTGCTCACCGGCCAGGATCAGTTCGTCGTCCGGGCAGGCCGGCGCGGCCTGCTGTTCGAGAAGATCGACGAAAAGGGCTGGCCCATCGACGTCCGGGTCGGACGTCACACCTCGACCGTCCTGCAGTTGCTCGAGATCTGGTCGGGCGACCATCCGGACCGGGCCGTCGCCCTTACGGGCGTGCCCCGCTACGGCGAGGTCATCGAGAAGGGCACGGGCGTCTTCCTCAAGGACCCCAGGCCGGTCGATCCCTCCCGGCTCTTCTACGAGTAG
- the pgsW gene encoding poly-gamma-glutamate system protein, which produces MKRDRVTPRPALIYGAAALSLAYLMAVRFLPSPTPPPAVRAEALEASRLMARTSVALRDCRARRGPALDPSADPNGTGFIGEERSVITTSAGRLEAKRTTTNPAFAGLVVSLLHEAGVRRGDAVAVGASSSFPALIVATLAAARAMGVEPLVISSLGASEWGGNIPGFSWLDMEDCLRDKGVLDVRPIARAVGGEEDVGRDLSPEGRALLAARIRAAGAPFLEEPDLERNVARRLALYREAAAGRPIKAFVNIGGSWANMGTDAEVLKVAPGLAGRVPIPPPGRRGVLQAMAAAGVPVIHLLNVRGLCERYGLPWDPRPLPGPGEGPASRPAGSRARTLLAAAYLLAMATLLAIRGRRQPLL; this is translated from the coding sequence GTGAAACGCGATCGGGTGACGCCGCGGCCGGCGCTGATCTACGGCGCGGCGGCCCTCAGCCTGGCCTACCTGATGGCGGTCCGGTTCCTTCCGTCCCCGACGCCGCCGCCGGCCGTCCGGGCCGAGGCGCTCGAGGCTTCGCGGCTGATGGCCCGGACCTCCGTCGCGCTGCGGGATTGCCGGGCCCGCCGCGGGCCGGCCCTCGATCCGTCCGCCGACCCCAACGGGACCGGGTTCATCGGCGAGGAAAGGTCCGTCATCACGACCTCGGCCGGCCGCCTCGAGGCGAAGAGGACGACCACCAATCCCGCGTTCGCCGGCCTCGTCGTCTCGCTCCTTCACGAGGCCGGGGTCCGGCGCGGCGACGCCGTCGCCGTCGGGGCCTCGAGCTCCTTTCCGGCCCTCATCGTGGCCACGCTCGCGGCGGCCCGGGCCATGGGAGTCGAGCCGCTGGTCATCTCCTCGCTCGGCGCCTCCGAGTGGGGCGGCAACATCCCCGGTTTCTCCTGGCTGGACATGGAGGATTGCCTTCGCGACAAGGGCGTCCTCGACGTCCGGCCGATCGCCCGGGCCGTCGGCGGCGAGGAGGACGTCGGGCGCGACCTGAGCCCGGAGGGCCGGGCCCTGCTCGCCGCGCGCATCCGGGCCGCCGGCGCGCCGTTCCTCGAGGAGCCCGACCTCGAGCGCAACGTCGCCCGGCGCCTGGCCCTCTACCGGGAGGCCGCGGCCGGGCGTCCGATCAAGGCCTTCGTCAACATCGGCGGCAGCTGGGCCAACATGGGCACGGACGCGGAGGTGCTGAAGGTCGCGCCCGGCCTGGCCGGACGCGTGCCGATCCCGCCGCCGGGCCGCCGCGGCGTTCTCCAGGCCATGGCCGCCGCGGGGGTGCCCGTCATCCATCTGCTGAACGTCAGGGGCCTGTGCGAGCGCTACGGCCTGCCCTGGGACCCCCGGCCCCTGCCCGGGCCGGGCGAAGGACCGGCTTCCCGGCCCGCGGGCTCCCGGGCCCGGACGCTTCTCGCGGCCGCCTATCTGCTGGCAATGGCCACATTACTGGCCATCCGGGGTCGTCGCCAACCGCTCCTTTGA
- a CDS encoding Mur ligase family protein: protein MPRRIAVTGTRGKSGVTRLVAAGLRASGARVLAKTTGSKPVLIFPDGTEREIRRAGPASIREQVRLVALAASIGADALVAEMMSIGGECLAAESRSILRPGTLAVTNVRLDHLDAMGRDRAAVARTLASAVAGRAEVFIPEEETDPAFAAAAARRGATLRAVVRDADRDGAEARLPLGEFEPNRRLALAVLESLGIDRRAGEAGMSAAAPDPGSLRLWRGDFGAPPRPAVCVNLFAANEPASSAESLRAVEASLSFAGRPLIGLLSLREDRGDRTLQWIRAAREGFFLGFAAVALVGSAARPARRGFGRASGADGPAFTPVGGRTPAEIMDRVMALAPGDPVVVGLGNFVGPGEDLVRFWERKGTADAG from the coding sequence GTGCCGCGCCGGATCGCGGTCACCGGGACGCGGGGCAAATCCGGCGTGACCCGCCTCGTCGCGGCCGGCCTGCGGGCCTCCGGCGCCCGGGTCCTGGCCAAGACCACGGGCTCCAAGCCAGTTCTCATCTTCCCGGACGGTACGGAACGGGAGATCCGGCGGGCGGGGCCGGCCTCGATCCGCGAGCAGGTCCGCCTCGTGGCCCTGGCGGCCTCGATCGGGGCGGATGCCCTGGTCGCCGAGATGATGAGCATCGGCGGCGAGTGCCTGGCCGCGGAGTCCCGGTCCATCCTGCGGCCGGGAACGCTGGCGGTGACCAACGTCCGGCTCGACCACCTGGACGCGATGGGACGGGACAGGGCCGCCGTCGCCCGGACGCTGGCCTCGGCCGTCGCCGGCCGGGCCGAGGTCTTCATCCCGGAGGAAGAGACCGACCCGGCCTTCGCCGCGGCCGCGGCCCGGCGCGGAGCGACGCTCCGCGCCGTCGTCCGGGACGCGGACCGGGACGGGGCGGAGGCCCGGCTGCCGCTCGGCGAGTTCGAACCCAACCGGCGGCTGGCCCTGGCGGTCCTGGAGTCCCTCGGGATCGACCGCCGCGCGGGCGAGGCGGGGATGTCCGCGGCCGCGCCCGACCCGGGCAGCCTGCGCCTCTGGCGCGGCGACTTCGGCGCGCCGCCGCGCCCGGCCGTGTGCGTCAACCTTTTCGCCGCCAACGAGCCGGCCTCGTCGGCCGAATCGCTCCGCGCGGTCGAGGCGAGTCTGTCGTTCGCCGGACGGCCCCTCATCGGCCTCCTGAGCCTGCGCGAGGACCGCGGCGACCGGACGCTCCAATGGATCCGGGCGGCGCGGGAGGGCTTCTTCCTCGGCTTCGCGGCGGTGGCCCTGGTCGGGTCCGCCGCGCGGCCGGCCCGGCGGGGGTTCGGCCGCGCTTCCGGCGCGGATGGCCCGGCCTTCACGCCGGTCGGCGGCCGCACGCCGGCCGAGATCATGGACCGGGTGATGGCCCTGGCGCCGGGCGATCCCGTGGTCGTCGGGCTCGGGAACTTCGTCGGCCCCGGGGAGGACTTGGTCCGCTTCTGGGAGCGAAAGGGGACCGCCGATGCCGGTTGA
- the pgsC gene encoding poly-gamma-glutamate biosynthesis protein PgsC, whose translation MPVETLLIGLLLAVLWAELTDVSPGGLIVPGYCALYLGQPLRIAVTLGLALLTWAVYRLLARLLILYGRRRFVLTVLAGAVLAQAWSLVLPSLFSAPAGLRAIGLIVPGILASSLARQKPLPTLASLAAVSTLTYAVTALAALL comes from the coding sequence ATGCCGGTTGAGACCCTGCTCATCGGACTCCTCCTGGCCGTCCTCTGGGCCGAGCTGACCGATGTTTCGCCCGGCGGCCTCATCGTGCCGGGCTATTGCGCCCTCTACCTCGGCCAGCCGCTCCGGATCGCCGTGACTCTCGGCCTGGCCCTCCTGACCTGGGCCGTCTACCGGCTCCTGGCCCGCCTTCTCATCCTATACGGACGACGGCGCTTCGTCCTGACCGTGCTGGCCGGCGCGGTCCTGGCCCAGGCCTGGAGTCTCGTCCTGCCGTCGCTCTTCAGCGCCCCGGCCGGGCTGCGGGCCATCGGCTTGATCGTCCCCGGCATCCTGGCCTCGAGCCTGGCCAGACAGAAGCCCCTGCCGACCCTGGCTTCGCTGGCCGCGGTCTCGACCCTGACCTATGCCGTGACCGCTCTGGCGGCGCTGCTGTGA
- a CDS encoding GWxTD domain-containing protein, with amino-acid sequence MTNDRARIRLLILATSALALAAAGARASAAIPKKDAWYTQHYVIMQDFERKLYRDLSEEGRKAFQEIFWAHRTAEARGKFLGRMDFVMKNFKQENRSQPWNTDRGRVYLLNGAPASVDYDQNVSFNTALLPGQTSDGISRSSEDVAANRAEVWIYPYDQYFIKYTFAFVQPSQWRITQTTGNRYLGELESFNKTVTFGAVDEAAYKQALDGLDRKK; translated from the coding sequence ATGACGAACGATCGTGCTCGGATCCGGCTTCTGATTCTCGCGACGAGCGCGCTGGCCCTGGCCGCGGCCGGGGCCCGGGCCTCCGCCGCCATCCCCAAGAAGGACGCCTGGTACACCCAGCACTACGTGATCATGCAGGACTTCGAGCGCAAGCTCTATCGGGACCTGTCCGAGGAAGGCCGCAAGGCCTTCCAGGAGATCTTCTGGGCCCACCGCACGGCCGAGGCCCGGGGCAAGTTCCTGGGCCGCATGGACTTCGTCATGAAGAACTTCAAGCAGGAGAACCGGAGCCAGCCGTGGAACACCGACCGGGGCCGGGTCTACCTCCTCAACGGGGCGCCGGCCTCCGTCGACTACGATCAGAACGTCAGCTTCAATACGGCCTTGCTGCCCGGGCAGACGAGCGACGGCATCAGCCGCAGCTCGGAGGACGTCGCGGCCAACCGGGCCGAGGTCTGGATCTATCCCTATGACCAGTACTTCATCAAATACACCTTCGCCTTCGTCCAGCCCAGCCAGTGGAGGATCACCCAGACCACGGGCAACCGCTACCTGGGCGAGCTCGAGAGCTTCAACAAGACGGTGACCTTCGGCGCCGTCGACGAGGCGGCCTACAAACAGGCCCTGGACGGGCTGGACCGGAAGAAGTAG
- a CDS encoding M28 family peptidase yields the protein MKRIPSAAVMAMAAGLVLLGAVSAQDTPPRPAPSAPQVLQAVVNEASGELALQSEISLAGFVRNRKAEEYRTGYFESAFVLAKLREYGLDEAFTVDLPVRGRTTWDAESAELWMVEPERRKITDLDAVPACLCSGSESTDTTAELVYVGPGNREECYKDKDVEGKILLVNGSPEMARRIGVLKHGAAGLVGWSSSHPEFDRDEVGWSGLRPAEKDRAAFGFMISERQGQELRDSLERGERVVLRAVARTQLVEGYKDQLTVGLIKGAERPDEELVFTAHLYEGWAKQGANDNASGAAAILETARVLKKLVSEGRIPPLKRSVRFLFVPEISGTAAYLRLNPDIRKRIFADINLDMVGEGLVRNQSYFRLNQTPWSLPTYLNDVMASYIEWMGDSQRDAQEANWTTGGVLAPTGSRDPFYFLVERYSGGSDHDVFVDGGIRIPAVLMIVWPDQWYHTSGDTPDKSDATQLKRVVAISAAAAEFLANAGPAEASRIMAEISARQGGRLGEDRARAERLLLAAGAKSVHEAAREARVLVNQGAAREKKALASVRYFIRADAGTEAVLGGRLARLDAVRAAGLKDIDDLYASRCRALGVKAVKAAPTGDETRLAGLVPVRAERAEATMGLRDEMRKLNYQPPLSIMRAERELRNFIDGERSILDIRDAASAEFEPLDLLEVEKWVGIQEKLGLVTIRKK from the coding sequence ATGAAACGCATCCCGTCCGCCGCCGTCATGGCCATGGCCGCCGGCCTCGTCCTTCTCGGAGCCGTCTCCGCCCAGGACACCCCGCCCCGGCCCGCCCCGAGCGCGCCGCAGGTCCTTCAAGCCGTCGTCAACGAGGCGTCCGGCGAGCTAGCGCTCCAGAGCGAGATCTCGCTCGCCGGGTTCGTCCGGAACCGCAAGGCCGAGGAATACCGGACCGGCTACTTCGAATCCGCCTTCGTCCTCGCGAAGCTGCGGGAGTACGGCCTCGACGAGGCCTTCACGGTCGACCTGCCGGTGCGGGGCCGGACAACCTGGGACGCCGAATCGGCCGAGCTCTGGATGGTCGAACCCGAGCGGCGCAAGATCACCGACCTCGACGCGGTCCCCGCCTGCCTCTGTTCCGGGAGCGAGTCGACGGACACGACGGCCGAGCTCGTCTATGTCGGGCCGGGCAACCGCGAGGAGTGCTACAAGGACAAGGACGTCGAAGGCAAGATCCTGCTGGTCAACGGCTCTCCCGAAATGGCCCGCCGGATCGGGGTCCTGAAGCACGGCGCCGCCGGGCTCGTCGGCTGGTCCTCGAGCCACCCGGAGTTCGACCGGGACGAGGTCGGCTGGAGCGGCCTGCGGCCGGCCGAAAAGGACCGGGCCGCGTTCGGCTTCATGATCTCCGAGCGGCAGGGCCAGGAGCTCCGGGACAGCCTCGAGCGGGGCGAACGCGTCGTCCTCCGGGCCGTGGCCAGGACCCAGCTCGTCGAGGGCTACAAGGACCAGCTGACGGTCGGCCTGATCAAGGGCGCGGAGCGCCCGGACGAGGAGCTCGTCTTCACGGCCCATCTATACGAGGGCTGGGCCAAGCAGGGGGCCAACGACAACGCCTCCGGCGCGGCGGCCATCCTGGAGACGGCGCGCGTCCTGAAGAAGCTGGTGAGCGAGGGCCGGATCCCGCCGCTCAAGCGGTCCGTGCGCTTCCTCTTCGTCCCGGAGATCTCCGGGACAGCGGCCTACCTGCGGCTGAATCCCGACATCCGCAAGCGGATCTTCGCCGACATCAACCTGGACATGGTCGGCGAGGGCCTGGTCAGGAACCAGAGCTACTTCCGCCTCAATCAGACGCCCTGGTCCCTGCCGACCTACCTCAACGACGTCATGGCTTCCTATATCGAGTGGATGGGCGATTCCCAGCGGGACGCCCAGGAGGCCAACTGGACGACGGGCGGCGTGCTGGCCCCGACCGGCTCTCGGGACCCGTTCTATTTCCTCGTCGAGCGCTATTCGGGCGGCAGCGACCACGACGTCTTCGTCGACGGCGGCATCCGCATCCCCGCCGTGCTGATGATCGTCTGGCCGGACCAGTGGTACCACACCAGCGGCGATACGCCGGACAAGTCCGACGCGACCCAGCTCAAGCGGGTGGTCGCGATCTCGGCCGCCGCGGCCGAGTTCCTGGCCAACGCCGGCCCGGCCGAGGCGTCGCGGATCATGGCCGAGATCTCGGCCCGGCAGGGCGGCCGGCTGGGGGAGGACCGGGCCCGGGCCGAGCGCCTGCTCCTGGCGGCCGGCGCGAAGTCGGTCCACGAAGCGGCCAGGGAGGCTCGCGTTCTGGTCAACCAGGGCGCGGCGCGGGAAAAGAAGGCCCTGGCGTCGGTCCGCTATTTCATCCGGGCCGACGCCGGGACGGAGGCCGTGCTCGGCGGCCGGCTGGCCCGGCTCGACGCGGTCCGGGCCGCCGGCCTCAAGGACATCGATGACCTCTACGCGTCCCGCTGCCGGGCGCTCGGGGTCAAGGCCGTGAAGGCGGCCCCGACCGGGGACGAGACGCGGCTGGCCGGACTCGTTCCCGTCCGCGCCGAGAGGGCGGAGGCGACGATGGGCCTGCGGGACGAGATGCGCAAGCTCAACTACCAGCCGCCCCTGTCCATCATGAGGGCCGAGCGGGAGCTCAGGAACTTCATCGACGGCGAACGGTCGATCCTCGACATCCGCGACGCCGCATCGGCCGAATTCGAGCCCCTCGACCTCCTCGAGGTCGAGAAATGGGTCGGGATCCAGGAGAAGCTCGGGCTGGTGACGATCAGGAAAAAGTAG